ATCTGCAACCTTGGGACAAAATAGGTGCTTCAAAACCAGCTCTCAGTGCTCTTTATAACGAGGCTCGGATTTGGGTTTATGGTGACTTTTTAGTTGAGGCAGTCGAAAACCTTCCCGATGAATGGGTTATGGGGTGATTTATGTGATTGATCGGGTAATGCTCATAGGCCTGGCAACTGCGCGGTTGTAGCTAATATCAATTACTTTGAATTAATCTTATCCATTTTTCATGACTTTACTTCATGATGAGGATAAACAATTAGTTACTTATCATCTAGGAACAATTCAATTAGTTCATTTTTTGAGATTTTTCCAGAAAACTCAATTCCACGTTTCTTTGCTTCTTTTTTAAGTTCAGAGATACTTCTTTGCTTCAAAAAATAGGCAAGTTTATAAGGGTCTGATGGCTCCTCAGGAGTAAAAGTAAAAATCTTATTCAGGCCCTTCAACTTAGCTGTAGTTACGTTACAGCCTAATTCTTTTAAAGGCGTGAAGTCACTCCAAAAAATGCGTTCAGGATTAGATGCAATCTGTTGAGCTAACTTTTTCAGATTAACTCTGGAGAGATTGATTTCAGGAATCGAGTCAGTCAGAGACAAATTATCTAATATATCTTTGTGTGAGGCAGTGTTAATCGGCACGGGTGTAATTTCAAAAGGTTCGGGAATTGCCTCAAAGACTTGTTCAAAAATCTTTAATTTCGCAGCAGTTAGACCAGTAACTCCAAGATTTGTCAGAGGTTTTAGGGATTTCCAGGTTTTTCGACTAGGAGCATTCAGTATCCGCTCAGTTAAAAGATTGATGTCCAAAGTAGGTATTTTATTACTAGGAGTACTTTGAAGATGTCGTAATGTTTCAATA
Above is a window of Pseudocalidococcus azoricus BACA0444 DNA encoding:
- a CDS encoding SAP domain-containing protein, which codes for MASFSDTGHLIQVPIESVEVPENSVLTVPAFQIFPLSEKLQTPGLRNWLPVIVKEASPRVYSVVANSHIFYAMQQAGQNYLWVVVIPNEQDVESQVVYLSGQNLKTNLCTANKEAIIETLRHLQSTPSNKIPTLDINLLTERILNAPSRKTWKSLKPLTNLGVTGLTAAKLKIFEQVFEAIPEPFEITPVPINTASHKDILDNLSLTDSIPEINLSRVNLKKLAQQIASNPERIFWSDFTPLKELGCNVTTAKLKGLNKIFTFTPEEPSDPYKLAYFLKQRSISELKKEAKKRGIEFSGKISKNELIELFLDDK